In the genome of Actinomycetota bacterium, the window GGAGCCGGAGGAGGCCAGGGTGCTGCGCAACTTCGCCCCCCTCACCCTCAAGCCGGCCCTGGTCGTGCTCAACCTGGCCGAGGCCGACGCCGCCGCGGCCGCCGAGCGGGCCGCCGAGATCGAGGCCAAGCTTGGCCTGCCAACGGTGGCCGTGGCCGCCGCCCTGGAGGCGGAGGCGGCCGAGCTGGCCCCCGAGGACGCGGCCGACCTGCTCGCCGGGTACGGGGTCGAGCGCGGCGGCCTCGACCAGGTGGTCGGGGCCGCCTGGCGGCTGCTCGACCTGCTGACCTTCCTCACCACCGGCGAGGACGAGACCCGCGCCTGGGAGGTCCGCCGGGGCGCCACCGCCCCCGAGGCCGCCGGCCGCATCCACTCCGACCTGCAGCGCGGCTTCATCCGGGCCGAGGTGATCGCCTACGACGACCTGGTCGCCGCCGGCGGCTGGGACACCGCCCGTTCCAAGGGCCTGCTTCGCACCGAGTCGCGGTCCTACATCGTCCAGGAAGGCGACGTGGTGCACATCAGGTTCAACGTGTAGCCTCCGCGCCCCCAAACGGGAGGGTCGCCCGCGGCGGGAACGGGGGCGAACGGCTGTCCACAGCCCCGTGCCCGGGTCAGGCCCCGGAGGCGAGGGTGAGGAGGCGGTCGACCCCGGCGTCGAGGGCCAGGACCTCGCGTGCGACCTGGGCTTCGAGGGGGGCGAGCTCGGCGGTGGTGTCGGCGCCGAGGCCGGCGCTGGCGGCGCGGCGGATCGTCAGGGCGACCCGGGTGACATCCGCGACCCGGGCCCGGGCCGCGGGCAGGACCCGGGCCAGCTCGGCCTGATCGGGCTCGTGGGCCAGCAGCCGCAGCTCGGCGTCGAGGGTCCCGGCCACCCGGCCCAGCCGCCTGGCCAGGTGGGGCAGGTCGCCGACGGTGCCGCCGGCCGACCTGACGACCGCGACCGCCTCGCCGGTGGCGAGGGTGGCCGCGTGCAGGTCCCGGCGCAGGCAGGCCACCTGCCGCCGGGGCCCGGGCGGCGTCGTCAGCGCCTGCACGCTGCGGACCCGCCGCCGCAACTGCGGGCTGCGCCGCACCCACCGCACGACCCGCCAGACCACGGCCAGCGCCACGCCGGCGGCCAGCAGGCACATCAGCAGCAGGGTCAGCAGCAGCTCTTCCATGGCGCCGTCCTCCACTCTCCACTCGGCGTCACCGGCCCACCGGCCGATCCACCATAGGACGGGTCACCGCCGTTGTCACCCGCTCAGCCGCCGGAGACGGCGGGGAGGATCCAGACTTCGTCGCCGTCGCCGACCGGGGTCTCGGCCCCGTCCAGGTAGCGGATGCTCTCGCCGTTGACGAACACGTTGACGTGGCGGCGCAGGATCCCGCGGTCGTCGAGGACCCGGTGGCCGACCCCGGGATGGGCCTGCCCGAGGGCGGCCAGGACCTTGCCGACGGTGGTCCCGGCGACCTCGACCCGGCGCTGCCCGGCCGCGTGGCCGGAGAGGGCGGCCGGCAGGTGGACGGTGGGCATCGGCCACCCCTCAGGGCACGACGGCGGCCTTGACGCAGACCACCGGCGGCAGCCACTCGGCCAGCGACTGCCAGCGCTCCCCCTCGTCGGCGGAGGCGTAGAGCTGCCCGGTCCGGGTCCCGAAGTAGAGGCCGGCCGGGTCGAGCCCGTCGGTGGCGAACCCGTCGCGGAGCACGGTCAGCCAGGCGTCGCGCTCGGGCAGCCCGTCGGTCAGCGGCGCCCAGGAGGCGCCAGCGTCCCGGGTCCGGTAGACCCGGGCCTGGCCGTCGGGGGTGCAGCGGAACTGGTCGGAGTCGAGCGGGATGATCCAGGCGGTGTCGGGGTCGGACGGGTGGGCGACCATGGGGAAGCCGAAGTCGCTCGGCACCCCGTTGGCCATGTCCTCCCAGCGGTCGCCCCCGTCGTCGCTGCGGTACAGGCCCCAGTGGTTCTGGAGGTAGAGGCGGTCCGGGCGCCCGCCGGCCGGGGCGACCTTGTGGACGCACTGGCCGAACTCGGGGTACTTGTCGGGCAGAAACACGGCCCGGATGCCGTCGTTGCGGGGCCGCCAGCTGCGCCCGCCGTCCTCGGTGCGGTACACCCCGCCGGTGGAGATGGCGATCCACATCCGGTCCGGGTCGGCCGGGTCGGGCAGGACCGTGTGCAGGCACAGCCCGCCGCCGCCCGGCTCCCAGCGCGGCCGGTGGGGATGCTCCCACAGCCCCTCGACCAGGGCGAACGTCTCCCCGCCGTCGTCGGAGCGGAACAGCGCGGCCGGCTCGACCCCGGCCCACACCGTGTCCGGCCGGTCGTCGCCGGCCGGCTGGAGCTGCCACACCCTGGCCAGGGAGGCGTCGGCCCCCTCGGGGAACCGGAGGTTGGCCTCTCCCGGCTCGACCCAGGTCCGCCCCAGATCGTCCGAGCGCCGCACCACCGGCCCCCAGTGGCCGTGCTCGGTCCCGGCCAGCAGCCGTCGCCGCCCACCCCGCCCGTCGAACCGGATCGCGTACACCTGCTCGCCGGCGAAGTGGGGACCACTCGACCGCCACTTCCCCCGCTCCGGGTCGCCCGCGAACAGCCACGCGCCCTTCATGGTCCCGACCGTCAGCAGGACGTCCCCGGACTCGACGTCGATGTGCTCGATGGTCTGCTCCTTCATGCCCTAACCCTACCGCGCGGCG includes:
- a CDS encoding DUF933 domain-containing protein, whose product is MKDVGIVGLPQSGKTTLFNALTRAGVPAGGAAGKASVAAVPVPDPRVDVLGELERSRKRVYVQARFVDVAGLSAGAGGGLSAQGLGALREADALAMVLAAWDGGGPDPVEAAAELTLELTVADLESVAGGAEKAAKKARAGVKDAALEAEVLARARDLLDQGTPLRAADWEPEEARVLRNFAPLTLKPALVVLNLAEADAAAAAERAAEIEAKLGLPTVAVAAALEAEAAELAPEDAADLLAGYGVERGGLDQVVGAAWRLLDLLTFLTTGEDETRAWEVRRGATAPEAAGRIHSDLQRGFIRAEVIAYDDLVAAGGWDTARSKGLLRTESRSYIVQEGDVVHIRFNV
- a CDS encoding ubiquitin-like small modifier protein 1, which encodes MPTVHLPAALSGHAAGQRRVEVAGTTVGKVLAALGQAHPGVGHRVLDDRGILRRHVNVFVNGESIRYLDGAETPVGDGDEVWILPAVSGG
- a CDS encoding exo-alpha-sialidase; protein product: MKEQTIEHIDVESGDVLLTVGTMKGAWLFAGDPERGKWRSSGPHFAGEQVYAIRFDGRGGRRRLLAGTEHGHWGPVVRRSDDLGRTWVEPGEANLRFPEGADASLARVWQLQPAGDDRPDTVWAGVEPAALFRSDDGGETFALVEGLWEHPHRPRWEPGGGGLCLHTVLPDPADPDRMWIAISTGGVYRTEDGGRSWRPRNDGIRAVFLPDKYPEFGQCVHKVAPAGGRPDRLYLQNHWGLYRSDDGGDRWEDMANGVPSDFGFPMVAHPSDPDTAWIIPLDSDQFRCTPDGQARVYRTRDAGASWAPLTDGLPERDAWLTVLRDGFATDGLDPAGLYFGTRTGQLYASADEGERWQSLAEWLPPVVCVKAAVVP